In Pseudobacter ginsenosidimutans, the following are encoded in one genomic region:
- a CDS encoding IlvD/Edd family dehydratase, with amino-acid sequence MSRKLRSLDWFGKDDKMGFVHRSWLRNQGYPDDYFRGRPVIGICNTWSELTPCNGHLRDFAEIVKRGVIEAGGFPLEFPVTSLGETIMKPTTMLFRNLASMDTEESIRANPLDGVVLLTGCDKTTPSTVMGACSVDLPTIVVPGGPMLNGRFKGECLGSGSFNWMVKEKKLNENYTAEDILEAETGTARSQGHCMSMGTASTMACMVEALGLTLPGAATIPAVDARKKVMAQLSGRRIVEMVKEDLKLSTILTRKAFENSIVINAAIGGSTNFLIHLQAIAGRIGVELKLEDFDHIGSKIPLLVNLKPSGEFLMEDFYYAGGLPVVINEMKEYLHNETITVNGKTIGENYSKTVCYNRNVIASVDHPLQHNAGIAVLKGNLCVDGAIIKPSAASRELIKHRGRAVVFESMEDYHARIDDPDLDIDENCVIVLKTVGPVGYPGMPEVGNVDLPEKILRKGIRDMIRISDGRMSGTAAGTVVLHVSPESAIGGTLAFVKDGDMIELDVEQRKLHLDVSDEELQKRKAAWIPPAPMAARGYVKIYIDHVQQAHLGADLDILKGGSGDTVTRDLH; translated from the coding sequence ATGAGCAGAAAACTAAGAAGCCTCGATTGGTTTGGCAAAGATGATAAGATGGGATTCGTACACCGCTCATGGTTGCGTAACCAGGGATATCCGGATGACTATTTTCGTGGCCGCCCGGTAATTGGTATTTGTAATACATGGAGTGAACTGACCCCCTGCAATGGTCATCTCAGGGATTTCGCGGAAATAGTGAAGCGCGGTGTAATTGAAGCAGGCGGATTCCCGCTTGAATTTCCTGTTACTTCATTAGGTGAAACGATCATGAAACCCACCACCATGCTATTTCGCAATCTGGCGAGCATGGATACCGAAGAAAGCATCCGGGCCAATCCATTGGATGGCGTGGTATTGCTTACAGGTTGTGATAAAACAACCCCCAGTACAGTAATGGGAGCCTGTAGTGTTGATTTACCAACAATAGTGGTTCCCGGAGGCCCAATGCTGAATGGAAGGTTCAAAGGAGAATGCCTGGGATCGGGATCCTTTAACTGGATGGTGAAAGAAAAAAAACTGAATGAAAATTATACAGCAGAAGATATTTTGGAGGCAGAAACAGGAACCGCCAGGAGTCAGGGTCATTGCATGAGTATGGGAACTGCTTCCACCATGGCTTGTATGGTAGAAGCACTGGGGCTGACACTGCCAGGCGCTGCTACCATTCCAGCAGTGGATGCAAGAAAAAAAGTAATGGCACAGCTAAGTGGAAGAAGAATAGTAGAAATGGTGAAAGAGGATCTGAAGCTTTCGACTATCCTTACCCGTAAGGCATTTGAAAATTCAATCGTCATAAATGCGGCAATAGGCGGGTCAACCAATTTCCTTATTCATCTGCAGGCAATCGCAGGAAGAATTGGAGTAGAGTTGAAGCTGGAAGATTTTGACCATATTGGCAGTAAGATCCCATTGCTGGTCAATCTCAAACCATCCGGTGAATTTTTGATGGAAGATTTCTATTATGCCGGAGGGCTGCCTGTTGTAATAAATGAAATGAAAGAATATCTTCACAATGAGACCATAACCGTAAATGGAAAAACCATCGGTGAAAATTACAGCAAAACAGTTTGTTATAACCGGAATGTTATTGCTTCTGTTGATCACCCCCTGCAACACAATGCGGGGATTGCTGTATTGAAAGGAAATCTATGTGTGGATGGAGCTATCATCAAACCATCCGCCGCATCCAGGGAATTGATCAAACACCGTGGTCGTGCCGTGGTATTTGAATCCATGGAAGATTATCATGCCCGTATTGATGACCCCGATCTGGATATCGACGAAAATTGTGTCATTGTCTTAAAAACTGTCGGCCCGGTTGGTTATCCGGGTATGCCGGAAGTAGGCAATGTTGACTTGCCTGAAAAAATATTACGTAAAGGTATCAGGGATATGATCCGGATCTCCGACGGCAGAATGAGTGGCACTGCTGCCGGAACCGTGGTGCTGCACGTGTCGCCGGAGTCTGCTATCGGCGGAACATTGGCCTTCGTAAAGGATGGGGATATGATTGAACTCGATGTTGAGCAAAGAAAATTGCACCTTGACGTCAGCGATGAGGAATTACAGAAAAGAAAGGCAGCCTGGATACCGCCGGCGCCTATGGCAGCCCGGGGTTATGTAAAAATATATATTGATCATGTGCAGCAAGCCCACCTGGGCGCCGACCTGGATATCTTAAAAGGAGGATCTGGTGATACCGTGACAAGGGATTTGCATTAA